One genomic region from Yersinia canariae encodes:
- the lspA gene encoding signal peptidase II, whose translation MSKPICSTGLRWLWLAVLVVIVDLGSKQWVMAHFALYESVPLIPFFNLTYAQNFGAAFSFLADKSGWQRWFFAGIAIGISVLLMVLMYRSTAKQRLLNCAYALIIGGALGNLFDRMVHGAVIDFIDFHVNNWHFPTFNIADTAICIGAALVIFEGFLSPAEKTAMHKGE comes from the coding sequence ATGAGTAAACCTATTTGTTCGACCGGATTGCGCTGGTTATGGCTGGCTGTGCTGGTGGTGATTGTGGATCTCGGGAGCAAACAGTGGGTTATGGCCCACTTTGCCCTGTACGAGTCCGTGCCACTGATTCCTTTTTTCAACCTGACCTATGCGCAGAATTTTGGCGCGGCATTTAGCTTTCTTGCCGATAAAAGTGGCTGGCAGCGTTGGTTCTTTGCAGGGATAGCTATCGGTATTTCAGTTCTATTGATGGTGCTGATGTATCGGTCTACTGCCAAGCAACGTCTGCTAAATTGCGCTTATGCTCTGATTATCGGTGGGGCATTAGGTAACTTATTTGATCGTATGGTGCATGGCGCGGTGATCGACTTTATCGATTTTCACGTCAACAACTGGCATTTCCCGACATTCAACATCGCCGATACAGCCATCTGTATCGGTGCTGCGCTGGTGATATTTGAAGGCTTTTTAAGTCCGGCTGAAAAAACGGCAATGCATAAAGGTGAGTGA
- the fkpB gene encoding FKBP-type peptidyl-prolyl cis-trans isomerase, producing MSEHVQGHQVQDYFVQESSAVLVHFTLKLEDGSTAESTHIHGKPALFRLGDNSLSDALEQQLIGLKVGDKHTFTLQPEDAFGLESPDLIQYFTQRDFAQTGVPDAGTIMLFTTRDGSEMPGVVREVAEESITVDFNHPLAGHIVSFDIEVLEIDPQQEAPHADIAG from the coding sequence ATGTCAGAACATGTACAAGGCCATCAAGTACAAGACTATTTTGTACAAGAGAGTAGTGCTGTATTGGTGCATTTCACTTTGAAACTGGAGGATGGCTCAACAGCTGAGTCTACCCATATTCATGGGAAACCTGCGCTATTCCGGTTAGGTGATAACAGCCTTTCCGATGCGCTGGAGCAACAGTTGATAGGCCTGAAAGTGGGTGATAAACACACTTTTACCTTGCAGCCTGAAGATGCATTTGGCTTGGAAAGTCCTGATTTGATTCAGTACTTCACTCAGCGCGATTTTGCTCAAACCGGTGTACCGGATGCGGGCACGATTATGCTGTTTACCACCCGTGATGGCAGTGAAATGCCGGGCGTGGTGCGCGAAGTGGCAGAAGAGTCCATTACTGTTGATTTTAATCACCCGTTGGCTGGGCATATCGTCAGCTTTGATATTGAAGTGCTGGAGATTGACCCCCAACAGGAGGCTCCGCATGCAGATATTGCTGGCTAA
- the ispH gene encoding 4-hydroxy-3-methylbut-2-enyl diphosphate reductase encodes MQILLANPRGFCAGVDRAISIVERAIEMYGAPIYVRHEVVHNRYVVESLRERGAIFIEDISEVPDGSILIFSAHGVSQAVRAEARARELTMLFDATCPLVTKVHMEVARASRKGKEAILIGHAGHPEVEGTMGQYNNPKGGMYLVESPDDVWKLNVKDENNLCFMTQTTLSVDDTAAVIDALHKRFPKIIGPRKDDICYATTNRQEAVRNLANDADVVLVVGSKNSSNSNRLAELAQRMGTSAYLIDSAADIQESWLENAECIGVTAGASAPDILVQQVIARLQALGAGGSIELRGREESIVFEVPKELRVEVKQID; translated from the coding sequence ATGCAGATATTGCTGGCTAATCCACGCGGCTTTTGTGCCGGAGTTGATCGGGCTATCAGTATTGTTGAACGCGCGATCGAGATGTATGGTGCGCCAATCTATGTGCGCCATGAAGTGGTGCACAACCGCTATGTGGTTGAGAGTCTGCGGGAACGCGGCGCTATTTTTATCGAGGATATCTCTGAGGTGCCGGATGGCTCCATTTTGATTTTCTCGGCCCATGGCGTGTCACAAGCTGTTCGTGCAGAAGCCCGCGCGCGCGAGTTGACGATGTTGTTTGATGCCACGTGCCCATTGGTTACCAAAGTCCATATGGAAGTTGCTCGTGCCAGTCGTAAAGGGAAAGAAGCCATCCTGATAGGCCATGCCGGCCATCCGGAAGTGGAAGGCACCATGGGGCAATACAATAATCCCAAAGGGGGTATGTATTTGGTCGAGTCACCTGATGATGTTTGGAAACTGAATGTTAAAGACGAGAATAATCTCTGTTTTATGACTCAGACCACTTTGTCAGTTGATGATACTGCCGCAGTGATTGACGCTTTACACAAACGGTTCCCGAAGATTATCGGCCCACGTAAAGATGATATTTGCTATGCCACAACCAACCGGCAAGAAGCGGTAAGGAATTTGGCAAATGATGCTGATGTTGTCTTGGTGGTTGGCTCGAAAAACTCATCCAACTCGAACCGCTTGGCTGAACTTGCACAGAGAATGGGGACATCGGCTTATCTAATTGATTCTGCGGCTGATATCCAAGAGTCATGGCTAGAAAATGCGGAGTGCATTGGCGTCACTGCTGGTGCCTCTGCACCGGATATTCTGGTGCAGCAAGTGATTGCTCGCTTGCAAGCCCTCGGCGCGGGTGGGTCTATAGAACTGCGTGGCCGTGAAGAAAGTATCGTTTTTGAAGTTCCCAAAGAATTACGTGTTGAGGTTAAGCAGATCGATTGA
- the dapB gene encoding 4-hydroxy-tetrahydrodipicolinate reductase: protein MTDSTIRIAVVGAGGRMGRQLIQAITQTKGVVLGAAVERVGSTLVGSDAGELAGTGLLNITVSDDLSKVTDHFDVLIDFTRPEGTLEHLAICRKHRKAMVIGTTGFDDAGKAAISAAASDIGIVFAANFSVGVNVVLKLLEKAAKVMGDYTDIEIIEAHHRYKVDAPSGTALAMGEAIAESLGRSLKDCAVYSREGHTGERQPGTIGFATVRAGDIVGEHTAMFADIGERVEITHKATSRMTFANGAVKSAIWLSDRDNGLFDMRDVLNLNEL from the coding sequence ATGACTGATTCAACAATTCGTATTGCCGTTGTCGGCGCGGGCGGCCGTATGGGCCGGCAGCTTATCCAGGCAATTACACAGACCAAAGGTGTTGTGCTGGGGGCTGCTGTTGAGCGCGTGGGTTCCACGTTAGTGGGAAGTGATGCCGGTGAACTGGCCGGAACGGGGTTGCTAAATATCACAGTCAGTGATGACTTATCCAAAGTAACTGATCATTTTGATGTGTTGATCGACTTTACTCGCCCAGAGGGCACATTGGAACATTTAGCTATTTGCCGCAAACATCGTAAAGCCATGGTTATTGGTACCACGGGTTTTGATGATGCTGGCAAAGCCGCTATCAGTGCCGCCGCATCGGATATTGGCATTGTGTTCGCCGCTAACTTCAGTGTTGGGGTCAATGTGGTGCTTAAGTTGCTGGAGAAGGCCGCCAAAGTAATGGGTGATTACACTGATATTGAAATTATTGAAGCCCATCATCGCTATAAAGTTGATGCGCCATCCGGGACGGCATTGGCGATGGGCGAGGCGATAGCGGAATCTTTGGGTCGGTCACTGAAAGATTGTGCCGTTTATAGCCGCGAAGGCCACACCGGAGAACGCCAACCGGGCACTATCGGTTTCGCCACTGTGCGCGCAGGCGATATTGTCGGGGAGCATACGGCGATGTTCGCTGATATTGGCGAGCGAGTTGAAATTACGCACAAAGCCACCAGTCGCATGACTTTTGCCAATGGGGCAGTTAAATCTGCTATATGGCTCTCTGACCGCGATAATGGGTTGTTTGATATGCGCGATGTATTGAATTTGAATGAACTTTAA
- the carA gene encoding glutamine-hydrolyzing carbamoyl-phosphate synthase small subunit translates to MIKSALLVLEDGTQFHGRAIGAEGTAVGEVVFNTSMTGYQEILTDPSYSRQIVTLTYPHIGNVGTNASDEESSAVHAQGLVIRDLPLIASNYRNEEGLAEYLKRHNIVAIADIDTRKLTRLLREKGAQNGCIIVGDLSDAALALEKAKAFPGLKGMDLAKEVTTKEAYHWLQGSWTLEGDLPAAKQPEDLPFHVVAYDYGVKRNILRMLVDRGCRLTVVPAQTPAEDVLKLNPDGIFLSNGPGDPEPCDYAIAAIKRFLDTDIPVFGICLGHQLLALASGAKTVKMKFGHHGGNHPVKDLDANCVMITAQNHGFAVDETSLPSNLRTTHVSLFDGSLQGIHRTDKAAFSFQGHPEASPGPHDAAPLFDHFIELIEAYRATASHTNK, encoded by the coding sequence TTGATTAAGTCAGCGCTATTGGTTCTCGAAGACGGAACCCAATTTCACGGTCGGGCCATCGGGGCAGAGGGTACGGCAGTGGGGGAAGTGGTCTTCAATACGTCGATGACCGGTTATCAAGAAATCCTCACTGATCCTTCCTACTCCCGCCAGATCGTCACTCTTACTTATCCTCATATCGGCAATGTCGGCACCAATGCCTCCGATGAAGAATCCTCCGCAGTACACGCCCAAGGTCTTGTTATTCGCGACCTGCCACTGATTGCCAGTAACTACCGTAATGAAGAAGGCTTAGCTGAGTATCTCAAACGCCATAATATTGTCGCGATTGCGGATATCGATACGCGTAAGTTGACACGGTTACTGCGCGAGAAAGGCGCTCAAAACGGCTGCATTATTGTGGGTGATTTGTCTGATGCTGCATTGGCGCTGGAAAAAGCAAAAGCATTCCCGGGATTAAAAGGGATGGATTTGGCCAAAGAAGTGACCACCAAAGAGGCTTACCACTGGTTGCAAGGCAGTTGGACTCTGGAAGGGGACTTACCTGCGGCGAAGCAACCTGAAGACTTACCATTCCATGTTGTTGCTTATGACTACGGTGTAAAGCGCAATATTCTGCGCATGCTGGTTGACAGAGGTTGCCGTCTGACTGTTGTACCGGCACAGACCCCGGCGGAAGATGTTCTGAAGTTAAATCCTGATGGTATTTTCTTGTCCAACGGCCCTGGGGACCCTGAGCCATGTGATTATGCTATCGCGGCGATTAAACGCTTCCTGGACACCGACATTCCGGTATTTGGTATCTGTCTAGGTCACCAATTGCTGGCACTGGCGAGCGGCGCAAAAACGGTAAAAATGAAGTTCGGCCACCATGGTGGCAACCATCCGGTAAAAGACTTGGATGCCAATTGCGTGATGATCACCGCGCAGAACCACGGTTTTGCGGTTGATGAAACTTCATTGCCCTCTAACCTGCGTACCACACACGTTTCTTTATTCGATGGTTCCTTACAAGGGATTCACCGTACCGATAAAGCAGCTTTCAGTTTCCAGGGTCACCCTGAAGCCAGCCCTGGGCCGCATGATGCCGCCCCGCTGTTTGATCACTTTATCGAGCTGATTGAAGCTTATCGCGCGACCGCTAGCCACACCAATAAATAA
- the carB gene encoding carbamoyl-phosphate synthase large subunit, whose translation MPKRTDIKSILILGAGPIVIGQACEFDYSGAQACKALREEGYRVILVNSNPATIMTDPEMADATYIEPIHWEVVRKIIEKERPDAVLPTMGGQTALNCALELERQGVLAEFGVTMIGATADAIDKAEDRRRFDIAMKKIGLDTARSGIAHNMEEALAVAADVGFPCIIRPSFTMGGTGGGIAYNREEFEEICERGLDLSPTKELLIDESLIGWKEYEMEVVRDKNDNCIIVCSIENFDAMGIHTGDSITVAPAQTLTDKEYQIMRNASMAVLREIGVETGGSNVQFSVNPKNGRLIVIEMNPRVSRSSALASKATGFPIAKIAAKLAVGYTLDELMNDITGGRTPASFEPSIDYVVTKIPRFNFEKFAGSNDRLTTQMKSVGEVMAIGRTQQESLQKALRGLEVGVTGFDPKVSLDDPEALTKIRRELKEAGSDRIWYIADAFRAGMSVDGVFNLTNVDRWFLVQIEELVRLEESVAECGINSLTAEFMRHLKRKGFADARLAKLVGAAESEVRKLRYKYGLHPVYKRVDTCAAEFSTDTAYMYSTYEEECESNPTSDRPKIMVLGGGPNRIGQGIEFDYCCVHASLALREDGYETIMVNCNPETVSTDYDTSDRLYFESVTLEDVLEIVRIEKPQGVIVQYGGQTPLKLARELEAAGVPIIGTSPDAIDRAEDRERFQQAVNRLGLKQPANATVATIEQAVEKATGLGYPLVVRPSYVLGGRAMEIVYDEVDLRRYFQNAVSVSNDAPVLLDRFLDDAVEVDVDAICDGERVLIGGIMEHIEQAGVHSGDSACSLPAYTLSKEIQDVMRQQVEKLAFELCVRGLMNVQFAVKNNEVYLIEVNPRAARTVPFVSKATSMPLAKIAARVMVGQTLAQQGILEEIIPPYYSVKEVVLPFNKFPGVDPILGPEMRSTGEVMGVGRTFAEAFSKAMLGSQSGMKKSGRALLSVREGDKHRVVDLAAKLLKQGFELDATHGTAVVLGEAGINPRLVNKVHEGRPHIQDRIKNGEYTYIVNTTAGRQAIEDSKLIRRSALQYKVHYDTTLNGGFATAMALNADPTDQVISVQEMHAKIKNMKG comes from the coding sequence ATGCCAAAACGTACAGATATAAAAAGCATCCTGATTTTGGGCGCAGGCCCAATTGTTATCGGCCAGGCTTGTGAGTTTGACTATTCCGGTGCCCAGGCTTGTAAGGCACTGCGTGAAGAGGGTTACCGCGTTATTCTGGTGAACTCTAACCCCGCGACTATCATGACTGACCCAGAGATGGCAGATGCGACTTATATCGAGCCGATTCACTGGGAAGTGGTGCGCAAAATCATTGAAAAAGAGCGCCCAGATGCAGTATTGCCAACCATGGGCGGCCAAACTGCGCTGAACTGCGCATTAGAATTGGAACGTCAGGGGGTTTTGGCTGAGTTCGGTGTCACCATGATTGGTGCAACCGCTGATGCCATTGACAAAGCCGAAGACCGCCGTCGCTTTGATATCGCGATGAAGAAAATTGGCCTGGATACCGCCCGTTCGGGTATCGCACATAATATGGAAGAAGCGCTGGCTGTTGCGGCTGATGTCGGCTTCCCGTGCATTATCCGCCCATCCTTTACCATGGGTGGCACTGGCGGCGGTATCGCGTATAACCGCGAAGAGTTTGAAGAAATCTGCGAGCGCGGCCTGGATTTATCGCCAACCAAAGAATTGCTTATCGATGAGTCACTGATTGGTTGGAAAGAGTATGAAATGGAAGTTGTCCGCGATAAAAACGACAACTGCATCATTGTCTGCTCTATCGAGAATTTCGATGCCATGGGCATCCATACCGGTGACTCCATTACCGTTGCCCCGGCGCAGACCCTGACTGACAAAGAATACCAAATCATGCGTAATGCCTCGATGGCAGTATTGCGTGAAATCGGTGTAGAAACCGGTGGTTCCAACGTGCAATTCTCGGTTAACCCGAAAAACGGCCGTTTGATCGTGATTGAAATGAACCCACGTGTATCCCGCTCTTCTGCTCTGGCGTCTAAAGCTACCGGCTTCCCGATTGCCAAGATTGCGGCCAAGTTAGCGGTGGGTTATACGCTGGATGAGTTGATGAATGACATCACCGGCGGCCGCACTCCGGCTTCCTTCGAGCCATCCATTGACTATGTGGTCACCAAAATCCCACGTTTTAACTTCGAAAAATTTGCCGGTAGCAATGACCGCCTGACAACTCAGATGAAATCTGTCGGTGAAGTGATGGCTATTGGCCGCACTCAGCAAGAGTCATTGCAAAAAGCACTGCGCGGTCTGGAAGTTGGCGTGACGGGTTTTGATCCTAAAGTCAGCCTCGATGATCCTGAAGCGCTGACCAAAATTCGCCGCGAATTGAAAGAAGCTGGTTCTGATCGTATCTGGTATATCGCTGATGCATTCCGTGCCGGTATGTCGGTTGATGGCGTCTTTAATCTGACCAACGTTGACCGCTGGTTCCTAGTGCAGATTGAAGAACTGGTTCGTCTGGAAGAGAGCGTGGCGGAATGTGGTATCAACAGCCTGACGGCAGAGTTCATGCGGCACTTGAAACGTAAAGGCTTTGCTGATGCCCGTCTGGCAAAATTGGTCGGTGCGGCTGAAAGCGAAGTGCGCAAGCTACGTTATAAATATGGTTTGCACCCGGTTTATAAGCGCGTTGATACCTGTGCGGCCGAATTCTCTACCGATACTGCCTACATGTACTCGACCTACGAGGAAGAGTGTGAGTCCAACCCAACCAGCGACCGCCCAAAAATCATGGTGCTGGGTGGCGGGCCGAACCGTATTGGTCAAGGGATTGAGTTCGACTACTGCTGTGTGCATGCGTCTCTGGCACTGCGTGAAGACGGTTATGAAACCATCATGGTGAACTGTAACCCTGAAACGGTTTCTACTGACTACGATACCTCTGACCGCCTCTACTTTGAGTCAGTCACACTGGAAGATGTACTGGAAATCGTCCGCATCGAGAAACCGCAAGGTGTTATCGTGCAGTACGGTGGACAGACGCCATTGAAATTGGCACGTGAGTTGGAAGCCGCCGGTGTACCGATTATCGGCACCAGCCCGGATGCTATTGACCGCGCCGAAGACCGCGAGCGTTTCCAGCAGGCAGTAAACCGTCTGGGCTTGAAGCAGCCAGCTAACGCCACAGTAGCGACTATCGAGCAAGCCGTTGAAAAAGCGACGGGTTTGGGTTATCCGCTGGTGGTGCGCCCATCTTATGTATTGGGTGGCCGCGCAATGGAAATCGTTTATGACGAAGTTGACCTGCGCCGTTACTTCCAAAATGCTGTTAGTGTGTCAAATGATGCGCCAGTGTTGCTCGACCGCTTCCTTGATGATGCGGTAGAAGTGGATGTGGATGCCATTTGTGACGGTGAGCGCGTGTTAATCGGCGGCATTATGGAGCACATTGAGCAAGCCGGGGTTCACTCCGGTGACTCAGCATGTTCATTGCCAGCCTACACCCTGAGCAAGGAAATTCAGGATGTTATGCGCCAGCAAGTGGAAAAACTGGCCTTTGAGCTTTGTGTCCGCGGCTTGATGAATGTGCAGTTTGCCGTGAAGAATAACGAAGTTTACCTGATTGAAGTTAACCCACGAGCTGCTCGTACGGTGCCATTCGTGTCTAAAGCAACCAGCATGCCATTGGCGAAAATTGCCGCGCGTGTGATGGTGGGGCAGACATTAGCGCAGCAGGGTATTCTGGAAGAGATTATTCCCCCTTACTACTCAGTAAAAGAAGTGGTATTGCCATTCAATAAATTCCCAGGGGTTGATCCGATTTTAGGGCCAGAAATGCGCTCTACCGGTGAAGTCATGGGGGTTGGCCGCACTTTCGCAGAAGCTTTCTCGAAAGCCATGTTGGGCAGTCAGTCCGGCATGAAAAAGAGTGGCCGTGCGCTGTTATCTGTTCGCGAGGGTGATAAGCATCGGGTGGTTGATCTGGCCGCGAAATTGCTGAAACAGGGTTTTGAACTGGATGCCACACACGGTACTGCGGTGGTGTTGGGTGAGGCCGGAATAAATCCACGCCTGGTCAATAAGGTGCATGAAGGCCGCCCGCATATTCAGGACCGTATCAAAAATGGTGAATACACTTATATTGTGAATACCACGGCAGGGCGTCAGGCGATTGAAGACTCCAAACTGATCCGCCGTAGTGCTTTGCAATATAAGGTGCATTACGACACGACCTTGAATGGCGGCTTTGCGACAGCAATGGCATTGAATGCTGACCCAACCGATCAAGTGATTTCAGTACAAGAGATGCATGCCAAGATTAAGAATATGAAAGGTTAG
- a CDS encoding LysE family transporter — MLETSLFVATIATLGMLSPGPDFFLVIKNAARYRRPAAMMTALGVILGVATHMSYCVAGLAVVITTTPWLFNFLKYAGACYLIWIGIQALLSRGESKLSIDNATQSPISLKAAFLQGYLCNLLNPKATLFFLAVFTQILQINSGVGEKLWYASIIWVLAVIWWPLLVILIQSAPVRRGLAKAQKVVDKLLGGLLIGLGIKVALS, encoded by the coding sequence ATGCTTGAAACCTCTTTATTTGTCGCGACAATTGCTACGTTGGGGATGCTCTCCCCCGGCCCCGATTTCTTTTTGGTGATTAAAAACGCCGCCCGCTATCGCCGCCCCGCAGCAATGATGACCGCGCTCGGCGTAATTTTGGGCGTTGCTACACATATGTCTTACTGCGTGGCGGGTCTGGCGGTAGTTATCACCACCACGCCCTGGCTGTTCAATTTTCTGAAGTATGCCGGTGCCTGCTATTTGATATGGATTGGTATTCAGGCACTGCTGTCGCGCGGAGAAAGTAAACTCAGCATCGATAACGCCACACAATCCCCCATTTCACTGAAAGCCGCCTTCTTGCAGGGATACCTTTGCAACTTATTGAATCCCAAAGCGACTCTCTTCTTCCTCGCCGTTTTCACACAAATATTACAGATTAACTCCGGCGTGGGTGAAAAACTGTGGTACGCCTCAATCATCTGGGTACTGGCCGTTATCTGGTGGCCTTTGCTGGTTATTCTGATTCAAAGTGCACCTGTGCGCCGTGGTTTGGCGAAAGCGCAAAAAGTTGTCGATAAATTACTCGGCGGCCTGTTGATTGGCTTGGGTATCAAAGTCGCGCTGAGCTGA
- a CDS encoding threonine/serine ThrE exporter family protein, with translation MSLDNVISSEAPDQKQREITRLCIKCALLLLQHGAESMLVEQLSARLGMALGMDSVESSISANAVVLTTISQGNCLTSTRKNIDRGINMHVVTEVQHIVIMVEHHLLDIKDVEKRFEHIKPMRYPRWLVVVMVALSCGCFSKLNGGGWDAFTITFLASGLAMFVRQSLTARHMNPLINFCITAFVATSVSGLLMRLPFFQEASSVAMAASVLLLVPGFPLINAVADMFKGHVNTGLARWAMASLLTLSTCIGVIFAMAMWGLRGW, from the coding sequence ATGAGCTTGGATAATGTAATAAGTAGTGAGGCACCGGATCAGAAGCAGCGCGAAATTACACGGTTGTGTATTAAATGTGCGTTGCTGCTACTGCAACACGGGGCAGAAAGTATGCTGGTGGAGCAATTATCCGCCCGTCTTGGTATGGCGTTGGGAATGGACAGTGTTGAAAGCTCCATCTCCGCAAATGCTGTGGTGTTAACCACCATCAGCCAAGGCAATTGCCTGACATCCACCCGCAAGAATATTGACCGGGGTATCAATATGCATGTCGTGACGGAGGTGCAGCATATTGTGATTATGGTGGAACATCATTTGTTAGATATAAAAGATGTGGAAAAACGCTTTGAGCATATTAAGCCGATGCGTTATCCGCGCTGGTTAGTTGTGGTGATGGTTGCTTTATCATGTGGCTGTTTTAGCAAGTTAAATGGTGGCGGTTGGGATGCATTTACTATCACTTTCTTAGCCAGCGGATTGGCGATGTTTGTGCGCCAAAGTTTAACGGCTCGCCATATGAACCCGCTGATTAACTTCTGTATCACGGCGTTTGTCGCGACATCCGTTTCGGGGTTATTGATGCGTTTGCCATTTTTCCAAGAGGCTTCCAGTGTGGCAATGGCCGCTAGCGTGTTGCTGTTAGTTCCCGGATTCCCGCTAATAAATGCGGTCGCCGATATGTTTAAAGGGCATGTTAATACTGGCCTTGCTCGCTGGGCAATGGCGAGTTTATTAACGCTATCAACCTGTATTGGGGTGATATTCGCAATGGCGATGTGGGGATTGCGGGGGTGGTGA
- a CDS encoding threonine/serine exporter translates to MSLLWALLQDMVLAAIPALGFAMVFNVPVRALRYCALLGAVGHGSRMLMIHFGMDIEPASLLASIMIGMIGINWSRWLLAHPKVFTVAAVIPMFPGISAYTAMISVVEISHLGYSEALMSTMMTNFLKASFIVGALSIGLSLPGLWLYRKHPGV, encoded by the coding sequence ATGAGTTTACTCTGGGCATTATTGCAAGACATGGTGTTGGCTGCTATTCCGGCGCTGGGTTTTGCTATGGTATTTAATGTGCCGGTGCGGGCACTACGCTATTGTGCATTGCTGGGCGCCGTCGGACATGGTTCGCGCATGTTGATGATTCATTTTGGTATGGATATCGAACCCGCTTCATTACTCGCTTCAATCATGATCGGGATGATTGGGATTAATTGGTCACGCTGGTTGCTGGCACATCCGAAAGTATTCACTGTTGCCGCTGTTATTCCTATGTTTCCGGGAATTTCTGCCTATACCGCGATGATATCGGTAGTGGAAATTTCTCATTTGGGCTACAGCGAGGCTTTAATGTCCACGATGATGACCAACTTCTTAAAAGCATCATTTATTGTTGGTGCGTTGTCGATTGGTTTATCCTTGCCAGGATTATGGTTATATCGCAAACATCCTGGTGTATAA
- the folA gene encoding type 3 dihydrofolate reductase, with amino-acid sequence MISLIAALAADRVIGMENAMPWHLPADLAWFKRNTLNKPVIMGRKTFESIGRPLPGRLNIVISSQPGTDDRVTWATSIDDALALAGDVEEVMVMGGGRVYKQFLDRANRMYLTHIDAEVGGDTHFPDYEPDEWESIFSEFHDADEANSHSYCFEILERR; translated from the coding sequence ATTATCAGCCTGATCGCTGCATTGGCAGCGGATCGCGTGATTGGTATGGAAAACGCCATGCCATGGCACTTACCGGCTGATTTGGCGTGGTTCAAACGTAACACGTTAAATAAACCGGTAATAATGGGTCGTAAGACTTTCGAATCTATTGGTCGCCCTCTGCCAGGGCGGTTGAATATTGTGATTAGTAGCCAACCGGGCACTGATGACCGAGTGACATGGGCAACTTCTATTGATGATGCACTTGCTTTAGCGGGTGATGTGGAGGAAGTGATGGTTATGGGCGGTGGGCGTGTCTACAAGCAGTTCTTAGACCGGGCTAACCGCATGTATCTCACTCACATTGATGCTGAAGTTGGGGGCGATACTCACTTCCCAGATTATGAGCCAGATGAATGGGAAAGTATTTTTAGTGAGTTCCATGATGCAGACGAGGCTAATTCGCACAGTTATTGTTTCGAGATTTTGGAACGACGCTAA
- a CDS encoding DUF3757 domain-containing protein: MEKINNIAISCLLLLSPMASALEITACPESNEIHRVLSAYVSDNQRWYGTAQGGENKGNTVRFLQAFYSPHGIHDRALGTLVQCSYQLDAGILQMKLRDNKVLVNNGLYISIVDKPAWVKNEDTAPYASYTCRADNAKNCGFNRVSDATIAAITSDIPVLLPKKATAN; encoded by the coding sequence ATGGAGAAAATAAATAATATAGCAATTTCTTGTTTGCTCTTATTATCACCTATGGCTTCTGCACTAGAAATAACAGCCTGTCCGGAGTCGAATGAGATTCATCGGGTGCTGAGTGCTTATGTATCAGATAATCAGCGTTGGTATGGAACTGCGCAAGGTGGTGAAAATAAAGGTAATACAGTTCGTTTTCTTCAGGCATTTTACTCTCCACATGGCATACATGACCGGGCGCTTGGCACATTAGTACAATGCAGCTATCAGCTTGATGCCGGTATTTTGCAAATGAAATTAAGAGATAACAAAGTGCTGGTTAATAACGGATTATATATTTCTATAGTAGATAAACCCGCTTGGGTTAAAAATGAAGATACAGCACCTTACGCGAGTTATACTTGTCGTGCAGATAATGCTAAAAACTGCGGATTTAATCGTGTTTCCGATGCCACCATTGCCGCGATTACGTCTGACATTCCGGTTCTTTTACCTAAAAAAGCCACTGCTAATTGA